The Chryseobacterium aureum genome contains a region encoding:
- a CDS encoding T9SS type B sorting domain-containing protein, which yields MKKILSFLFIFYIFTSAFAQLDREHWFAPMIDRTGAPNPYQKLYLSTSRTTPFPVNIYNNNVLIGTVNISKNNPQKFDVLRNYIITTQQTDLFTPTTKGLYLKAEFPFYANLRFSVFNHAEIITSKGIPSTGNTFYAASAPITVSNNILNFMTSVLATEDNTTVTISGYSPTVQFSNGMTGATNPTMTFTLNKGQSYIIDGIGNIAGNFDGFIGSKIVANKPVNVTNGNFNGQYAGNFPSSSDILMDQAVPVNRLGNEFALVKGNGPIGSNMEGAVVIATEDNTQIFVNNEIPPIATINAGKYYVIPDSKYVLQGNGHYNLYVKTSKNAYVYQILAGDSNSGNETATGGFNFIPALNCYLPKQINELGLINENFVHSNGNVGGVLNIPTKLNLITERGANVTVNSATPLAITGPYNMTGTTNWVTYGIPNVTGTITVVSDKAIMAGITAGSDAVGYGGFFAGFPTQPVILQSGNGCIPGIVLTIDPLIYDTYQWYRNGTIVPGATTSTITPTLPGYYTCSVTMGSCAPLVTEKIKVLNCTKLSTKTYDVCTSQIITPVLSSSTQTTAPGTVAITTPPTLGTATINATTGVITYTVNTPGTSGTDTFTYTFCGNDPDFPDCETVTVTINIQALTVMNTTLFACDINGQGTFNLTTANITNNSPVTITYYPTLLDAQNENAAALITNTTAYNAPNGTIVYAVVKNSIGCKSIAQITLSLFNKAIVLDNYNGIFCDDNLDGTVTVILPNITPVILNNPNYFTNVRYYANLADANAGNTNTLPNNWNYTAATTIYVRVDSPDGCASVIKPLQFSIGARVTLITKTVTESVCDDDLDGTKNVNLAQFIPQFTLDPSVTYTFHATLSDAQNNVNIVSSPVNIINSQTYYIRFEKNGVCPEVGTLIINIKVPKKSDILADKAICPKTTTTLDAGPGFERYLWSTGATTPSITNVAPGSYWVELTFNGCVYKQYVNVTELPLPMITSIEIDGTTVKIGVSGGTPPYEYSLDGVLWQSSNVFTNVPRGAHNVFVRDSKMCEEVKKPFAIINLINTITPNGDGYNEGIDYSALMANDNLVFRIFDRYGAEVFRGTPENRYTWDGRVGGRYVPTATYWYFITWTEYGSTLTVKYSSWLLVKHR from the coding sequence ATGAAGAAAATTCTATCTTTTTTATTTATATTTTATATTTTCACCTCTGCCTTCGCTCAATTGGACCGAGAGCATTGGTTTGCTCCGATGATAGACAGGACAGGTGCCCCCAATCCTTATCAGAAATTATATTTATCTACCAGCAGAACCACCCCTTTTCCGGTCAATATTTATAACAATAATGTCCTGATAGGAACCGTGAATATCAGCAAAAACAATCCCCAGAAATTTGATGTTTTAAGAAATTATATTATCACCACACAGCAGACAGATCTGTTTACGCCTACCACCAAAGGATTATATCTTAAAGCCGAATTTCCTTTTTATGCTAACCTGAGGTTCTCGGTATTTAACCATGCAGAAATTATTACCTCCAAAGGAATACCCTCCACCGGAAATACATTCTATGCAGCTTCTGCGCCTATTACGGTAAGCAACAATATCCTGAACTTTATGACCAGCGTACTGGCAACTGAAGACAATACCACCGTTACCATCTCAGGATATAGTCCTACCGTTCAGTTTTCCAACGGGATGACAGGAGCTACCAACCCGACAATGACTTTTACTTTAAATAAGGGCCAGTCTTATATCATTGACGGTATTGGAAATATCGCAGGAAACTTTGACGGATTCATTGGTTCAAAAATTGTAGCCAATAAACCCGTTAATGTCACCAATGGAAACTTTAACGGGCAATATGCCGGGAATTTTCCCTCCAGTTCAGATATTCTGATGGATCAGGCTGTACCGGTCAACAGACTGGGGAATGAATTTGCTCTGGTAAAAGGGAACGGGCCCATCGGCTCCAATATGGAAGGAGCGGTTGTTATCGCCACGGAAGACAATACCCAAATTTTTGTTAATAATGAAATTCCTCCAATAGCAACCATCAATGCAGGGAAATATTATGTTATCCCTGATTCAAAATATGTCCTTCAGGGGAACGGACATTATAATCTGTACGTAAAAACATCAAAGAATGCCTATGTATATCAGATTCTGGCCGGAGATTCCAACTCTGGAAATGAAACAGCTACCGGAGGATTCAATTTTATTCCTGCGCTCAACTGTTATCTTCCGAAGCAGATTAACGAGCTGGGGTTGATTAATGAAAATTTTGTTCATTCCAATGGAAACGTCGGAGGAGTTCTGAATATCCCGACAAAGCTGAACCTCATTACAGAAAGAGGAGCCAACGTTACAGTAAACAGTGCTACTCCTCTTGCCATAACAGGTCCTTACAATATGACAGGAACTACCAACTGGGTTACTTATGGTATTCCTAACGTGACGGGAACGATTACTGTAGTTTCAGACAAAGCTATTATGGCAGGTATAACAGCAGGAAGTGATGCGGTAGGATATGGCGGATTCTTCGCAGGTTTCCCTACACAGCCTGTAATATTACAATCCGGAAACGGCTGTATTCCGGGAATTGTACTCACTATAGACCCGCTTATTTATGATACCTATCAATGGTACAGAAACGGAACCATTGTTCCCGGAGCCACCACATCCACAATTACCCCTACGTTACCAGGATATTATACCTGTTCTGTTACAATGGGAAGCTGTGCACCATTGGTCACCGAAAAAATAAAAGTACTGAACTGTACAAAATTAAGCACCAAGACCTACGATGTCTGTACTTCGCAGATCATCACTCCTGTATTAAGCAGTTCTACACAAACAACCGCTCCCGGTACAGTAGCAATTACAACCCCACCTACACTGGGAACAGCAACAATAAACGCCACTACCGGAGTCATTACTTATACGGTAAATACACCCGGAACATCCGGAACAGATACATTCACTTATACATTCTGCGGCAATGACCCTGATTTTCCGGATTGTGAAACAGTTACGGTTACTATCAACATCCAGGCTCTTACAGTAATGAATACCACATTATTTGCCTGTGATATCAATGGGCAGGGCACATTCAATCTGACGACGGCCAACATTACCAATAATTCGCCTGTTACCATTACTTATTATCCTACCCTTTTGGATGCTCAGAACGAAAATGCGGCTGCACTCATCACCAATACCACAGCTTACAATGCGCCCAACGGCACGATAGTATATGCCGTTGTAAAAAACAGTATAGGATGCAAAAGTATCGCACAAATCACCTTATCTCTTTTCAATAAAGCGATTGTTCTGGATAATTACAATGGTATTTTCTGTGATGATAATCTGGATGGAACAGTCACTGTTATTCTTCCTAACATTACTCCTGTTATACTGAATAACCCGAATTATTTTACCAACGTAAGATATTATGCAAACCTTGCAGATGCCAATGCCGGAAACACCAATACTCTGCCTAACAACTGGAACTATACTGCTGCCACTACCATTTACGTCAGAGTAGATTCTCCGGATGGATGCGCCAGCGTTATCAAACCTTTGCAGTTCAGTATTGGAGCCAGAGTAACACTCATTACCAAAACCGTTACAGAAAGTGTTTGTGATGACGATCTGGACGGGACAAAAAATGTCAATTTAGCCCAATTTATCCCTCAGTTTACACTGGATCCTAGTGTTACCTATACCTTCCATGCAACGTTATCAGATGCTCAGAATAATGTAAATATAGTTTCGTCTCCTGTTAACATTATCAATTCTCAGACTTACTACATCCGTTTTGAAAAAAATGGGGTATGTCCTGAAGTAGGTACCCTTATTATCAATATTAAGGTTCCCAAAAAATCTGATATACTGGCAGACAAGGCTATTTGCCCGAAAACCACCACTACATTGGATGCAGGGCCTGGCTTTGAGAGGTATCTGTGGAGTACCGGAGCCACTACCCCTTCCATTACGAATGTTGCCCCGGGAAGTTACTGGGTAGAACTTACTTTTAACGGCTGTGTTTACAAACAATATGTAAATGTTACAGAACTGCCTCTTCCTATGATTACGTCTATCGAAATAGACGGAACAACCGTAAAAATCGGAGTAAGCGGGGGGACCCCTCCTTATGAATATTCTTTGGACGGAGTGCTGTGGCAGAGTTCCAACGTGTTCACCAATGTACCGAGAGGGGCACACAATGTATTTGTAAGAGATTCTAAAATGTGTGAAGAAGTGAAAAAGCCTTTCGCCATTATTAATCTCATCAATACCATTACTCCGAATGGAGACGGCTACAACGAAGGAATAGACTACTCTGCATTAATGGCCAATGACAATCTTGTTTTCAGAATTTTTGACAGATACGGTGCAGAAGTATTCAGAGGAACGCCCGAAAACCGATATACCTGGGACGGAAGAGTGGGCGGAAGATATGTTCCTACGGCAACCTACTGGTATTTTATCACCTGGACAGAATATGGCTCTACCCTCACTGTAAAATATTCAAGCTGGCTGCTTGTAAAACACAGATAA
- a CDS encoding DUF6759 domain-containing protein, translated as MKKVLLLLCCMFFVAMSSQKKGKDYSDILKSKNIYEINAFLRDAHPDDPKRSVLKPRVMEMMKEYIKNAHPADQKVKDMQEMLAMLKRRPSTKITFDEMNAIIKQKQIAKYKAELAAKQSTTVYTPSTAQNTYVVNTAANTAIPNAEAEEFNMLMAVSPVEHKNRTVKILNSLFDNDPNTKDAIILIQNKSDCNIIVRMEGVGTTKYRLAVPAHGESSIVIEKGQYLFTSLVCGAQYASQKTIEKAIMVALGGQ; from the coding sequence ATGAAAAAAGTACTTTTACTTCTTTGCTGCATGTTTTTTGTCGCCATGTCTTCTCAAAAAAAAGGGAAAGACTACAGTGATATTCTGAAAAGTAAGAACATCTACGAAATCAATGCCTTTTTAAGAGATGCCCATCCTGATGATCCCAAAAGATCTGTCCTGAAGCCCAGGGTAATGGAAATGATGAAAGAATACATCAAAAATGCACATCCGGCCGATCAGAAAGTAAAAGACATGCAGGAAATGCTCGCTATGCTGAAGAGAAGGCCTTCTACAAAGATCACCTTCGATGAAATGAATGCCATCATCAAACAGAAACAGATTGCAAAATACAAAGCAGAACTGGCCGCAAAACAGTCTACTACAGTGTATACCCCGAGTACTGCCCAGAATACCTATGTAGTGAACACTGCCGCCAATACCGCTATTCCCAATGCTGAAGCAGAGGAATTCAATATGCTGATGGCTGTTTCGCCTGTAGAGCATAAAAACAGAACAGTAAAAATACTTAATTCCTTATTTGATAATGACCCAAATACGAAGGATGCTATTATATTGATTCAAAATAAATCCGACTGTAATATCATCGTAAGAATGGAAGGTGTAGGAACTACCAAATACAGACTTGCCGTACCTGCTCATGGTGAAAGCTCAATTGTTATAGAGAAAGGCCAGTATCTTTTCACCAGCCTCGTTTGCGGCGCTCAGTATGCTTCACAAAAAACAATTGAAAAGGCAATTATGGTCGCTTTAGGAGGCCAATAA
- the trmB gene encoding tRNA (guanosine(46)-N7)-methyltransferase TrmB, translating to MGKNKLARFAENKILPNVIQPTREDALKGFELKGKWRENFFKNNHPIVLELGCGKGEYSVGLAKAFPEKNFIGVDIKGARFWFGAKEAVDNSMTNVAFLRTQIELVDYFFAENEVDEIWITFPDPQIKYKRTKHRLTHPDFLNRYKKFLKPGGIIHLKTDSEFLHGYTLGYLQGAGYEIISAHHDIYGAPEYDPDTEHLRDIRTYYEELFSTKGKTITYIKFRIS from the coding sequence ATGGGCAAGAATAAATTAGCAAGATTTGCAGAAAACAAAATATTACCGAATGTAATCCAACCAACAAGGGAAGATGCTTTAAAAGGGTTCGAACTTAAAGGAAAGTGGAGAGAAAACTTCTTTAAAAATAACCATCCGATTGTATTGGAATTAGGCTGTGGAAAAGGAGAATATTCTGTAGGACTGGCAAAAGCATTTCCCGAAAAAAACTTCATCGGAGTTGATATTAAAGGAGCCAGATTTTGGTTTGGAGCTAAAGAAGCTGTAGATAACAGCATGACTAATGTGGCTTTTTTAAGAACACAAATCGAGCTTGTAGATTATTTCTTTGCAGAAAATGAGGTAGACGAAATTTGGATCACATTCCCGGATCCACAAATAAAATATAAAAGAACAAAACACAGATTAACCCATCCGGACTTTTTAAACCGTTATAAAAAGTTCCTGAAGCCAGGAGGCATCATTCACCTGAAAACCGATTCAGAATTTCTGCACGGGTATACCCTTGGATATTTACAGGGAGCCGGCTATGAGATTATTTCTGCCCACCATGACATCTATGGTGCCCCAGAATATGATCCTGATACAGAGCATTTGAGAGACATCAGAACGTATTATGAAGAGCTATTCTCGACAAAAGGAAAAACAATTACTTATATTAAATTCCGGATAAGCTGA
- a CDS encoding DUF6759 domain-containing protein: MKKNFLTILFFTFLIPNFTQAQKGSKDILKSTNVKEIEEYLKNAHPDDPKKSVLKPKLIALKNAEWTKGARTAKPMEARPIIADIPKGAMRNPNSDDAEEFKKLIAETSAQHKEKTVKVLNAMFNEDISRNEAILLLKNNSDCNIVLRIEGKEFYNLAVPARAENFIVLKKDSYSLNSNICDMKYSSRKDIKKSIFVTIENPNQPAAEVKSAQKEPTPEQSPKKQKSKSKIG; this comes from the coding sequence ATGAAAAAAAATTTTTTAACGATTCTATTCTTCACATTTCTTATTCCCAACTTTACACAGGCCCAAAAAGGCAGTAAAGACATCTTAAAAAGCACAAACGTTAAAGAAATTGAAGAATACCTGAAGAACGCACACCCTGACGATCCCAAAAAAAGTGTGCTGAAACCTAAGCTGATTGCTTTAAAAAACGCTGAATGGACCAAAGGGGCCCGTACAGCAAAACCTATGGAAGCAAGACCTATTATTGCGGATATACCCAAAGGTGCCATGAGAAACCCCAATTCTGACGATGCTGAAGAGTTTAAAAAGCTCATTGCAGAAACTTCGGCCCAGCATAAGGAAAAAACAGTAAAGGTTCTGAATGCCATGTTTAATGAGGATATCAGCCGCAATGAAGCAATTCTCTTGTTAAAAAATAATTCAGACTGCAATATTGTATTGCGGATTGAAGGAAAAGAGTTTTACAATCTTGCTGTCCCGGCCCGGGCTGAAAATTTTATTGTCCTCAAGAAGGATTCTTACAGCCTCAACAGCAATATCTGTGATATGAAATATTCCTCCCGGAAAGACATTAAAAAAAGTATATTTGTAACCATAGAGAATCCGAATCAACCAGCGGCAGAAGTGAAATCTGCCCAAAAGGAACCAACACCGGAACAGTCTCCGAAAAAACAAAAATCAAAAAGTAAAATAGGATGA
- a CDS encoding DUF6759 domain-containing protein — protein sequence MRKLFVFAGISLILASCNVNYGGYPGRTSYPYPTGTTGNSGTTEREYNELMRTYKPETTEVLNDLLNSDDPKNPRTSISVENKSSCNMVLTVSGGNFFKKIPIGAGKIGYTMVPKNQNYRLSGVVCNSTYQSTKFITTSYSIKLSN from the coding sequence ATGAGAAAACTATTCGTTTTTGCCGGCATTTCACTGATTCTTGCCAGTTGTAATGTAAACTATGGCGGTTATCCGGGAAGGACCTCCTACCCTTACCCTACCGGCACTACCGGAAACAGTGGTACTACGGAAAGAGAATATAATGAGCTTATGAGGACTTATAAACCGGAAACAACCGAAGTTCTTAATGATCTTCTTAACAGTGATGATCCTAAAAACCCCAGAACCTCTATTTCAGTAGAAAACAAGTCTTCATGTAATATGGTGCTTACAGTAAGCGGTGGTAATTTTTTCAAGAAAATCCCCATTGGAGCCGGAAAGATAGGGTATACCATGGTTCCCAAAAATCAAAACTACAGATTGTCGGGAGTTGTTTGTAATTCTACCTATCAGTCTACCAAGTTTATCACAACTTCTTATTCTATCAAACTTTCAAATTAA
- a CDS encoding bacteriocin-like protein, translating to MKNLKKVSRDELRTIKGGYRSCIDGCNIEMGEMCCSGVCRIGVVVPTTDPDFPEFTVCPKKP from the coding sequence ATGAAAAATTTAAAAAAAGTCTCAAGAGATGAGCTGAGAACAATTAAAGGGGGATACAGAAGCTGTATCGATGGTTGTAATATTGAAATGGGAGAAATGTGCTGCAGCGGAGTATGCAGAATAGGAGTTGTAGTTCCCACTACAGATCCTGATTTCCCGGAGTTTACGGTATGTCCTAAGAAGCCTTAA
- the rpsB gene encoding 30S ribosomal protein S2, producing the protein MAKANVKDLLEAGVHFGHMTRKWNPNMAPYIFMEKNGIHIVDLHKTAVKLDEACSALEKLTSAGKKVLFVATKKQAKEVVAKHASELNMPYITERWPGGMLTNFVTIRKAVKKMNSIDKMKKDGTFETLSKKERLQVDRQRANLEKNLGSIADMVRLPSAVFVVDILREHIAVTEAKKLGIPVFGIVDTNSDPRKVDFVIPGNDDASKSIDMILSVVSESIKEGQSQRKADKEKSKEEGEKVSADTDADFDAE; encoded by the coding sequence ATGGCAAAAGCAAATGTAAAAGACCTTTTAGAGGCTGGCGTACACTTCGGTCACATGACTAGAAAGTGGAACCCAAATATGGCTCCATACATTTTTATGGAGAAAAACGGTATTCACATTGTAGACTTACATAAAACAGCAGTTAAATTGGATGAAGCTTGCAGCGCTTTAGAAAAATTAACTTCTGCAGGTAAAAAAGTTCTTTTCGTAGCAACTAAAAAGCAAGCGAAAGAAGTGGTTGCAAAACACGCTTCTGAACTTAATATGCCTTATATTACAGAAAGATGGCCTGGAGGTATGTTAACAAACTTTGTTACTATCAGAAAGGCGGTAAAGAAGATGAACTCTATCGACAAAATGAAAAAAGACGGTACGTTCGAAACTTTATCTAAAAAAGAAAGATTACAGGTTGACAGACAAAGAGCTAACCTTGAGAAGAACTTAGGTTCTATCGCTGACATGGTGAGACTTCCATCTGCAGTATTTGTAGTTGATATCTTAAGAGAACACATCGCGGTAACTGAAGCTAAGAAACTAGGTATTCCAGTTTTCGGTATCGTTGATACAAACTCTGACCCTAGAAAAGTTGATTTCGTTATCCCAGGAAACGATGATGCTTCTAAGTCTATTGATATGATCCTTAGCGTAGTTTCTGAATCTATCAAAGAAGGTCAGTCTCAAAGAAAAGCTGATAAAGAAAAATCTAAAGAAGAAGGAGAAAAAGTATCTGCTGATACAGATGCTGATTTCGATGCAGAATAA
- the rpsI gene encoding 30S ribosomal protein S9 has protein sequence MSIVHKIGRRKTSVARVYVKPGSGVITVNGKDAKEYFSTDVMVYKLNQPFILSETVGQYDVTVNVFGGGNTGQAEAIRLGISRALCEINAEFRLALKPAGLLTRDARMVERKKPGQKKARKRFQFSKR, from the coding sequence ATGTCTATAGTTCACAAAATCGGAAGAAGAAAAACTTCTGTAGCTAGAGTTTATGTAAAACCAGGTTCTGGTGTTATTACAGTAAACGGTAAAGATGCTAAAGAATATTTCTCTACAGACGTGATGGTTTACAAATTAAACCAACCGTTTATCCTTTCTGAGACTGTTGGTCAGTATGACGTTACCGTAAACGTATTCGGTGGTGGTAATACAGGTCAGGCAGAAGCTATCAGATTAGGTATTTCAAGAGCTTTATGCGAAATCAACGCTGAGTTCAGATTAGCATTGAAACCAGCTGGTTTACTTACAAGAGACGCAAGAATGGTGGAAAGAAAGAAGCCAGGTCAGAAAAAAGCAAGAAAGAGATTCCAATTCTCAAAACGTTAA
- the rplM gene encoding 50S ribosomal protein L13 has translation MNTLSYKTVSANKATANKEWVVVDAEGQPLGRLASTVAKILRGKHKTNYTPHVDCGDNVIVLNAGKITLSGNKWADKTYIWHTGYPGGQKSMTAAELQKKDSLKVLEKSVKGMLPKNRLGAAILKNLYLYEGTEHKHEAQQPKTINVNEFK, from the coding sequence GTGAATACATTAAGTTACAAAACTGTTTCAGCGAACAAAGCTACTGCTAATAAAGAATGGGTTGTGGTAGACGCTGAAGGACAGCCGTTAGGTAGATTAGCTTCTACGGTTGCAAAGATTTTGAGAGGTAAGCACAAAACGAACTACACACCTCACGTAGATTGTGGTGATAACGTAATCGTTTTGAATGCTGGGAAAATTACACTTTCCGGAAACAAGTGGGCTGATAAGACTTATATCTGGCATACAGGATATCCTGGTGGACAGAAGTCTATGACTGCGGCTGAACTTCAAAAGAAAGATTCTTTAAAGGTATTAGAGAAGTCTGTAAAAGGGATGTTACCTAAAAACAGACTTGGAGCTGCTATCCTTAAGAACCTTTACTTATACGAAGGAACTGAGCACAAACATGAAGCTCAACAGCCAAAAACAATTAATGTTAACGAATTTAAATAA
- a CDS encoding DUF3667 domain-containing protein: protein MSHGKLREDKTCLNCGHQVEERFCPHCGQENIESRQPFYFLFTHFIEDFTHYDGQFWRTIQYLFTRPGLLTKEYLAGKRQLYVAPVKLYIFISFLTFFLPNVLPHAKEEVEKPSHIKKEKKAKNQKDISKDIVKGLQKGGVMSDETANVTQKALDTLKIEDDTKKTELFDSTFDPKEASIMHAYSMKQYDSILAKDDTGIYTIMRPIAGKIFELKEDGYSKNQIWEKYKENFIHTIPKALFVYLPIFAFFLWLFHSKKKWWYFDHGIFTLHYFSFLLLAILAFIVGEKITSFLPENSILTLLYVLACLGLGLYMTIYFFVAHHRVYETKKRISILKGSVLFIVNYIGLILMFMVLMYLSFIMLH from the coding sequence ATGAGCCACGGAAAGCTAAGAGAAGACAAAACCTGCCTGAACTGCGGACACCAGGTTGAAGAAAGATTCTGCCCACACTGCGGGCAGGAGAATATTGAAAGCAGACAGCCTTTTTATTTTCTATTTACCCATTTCATTGAAGATTTCACGCATTATGACGGACAGTTCTGGAGAACGATACAGTATTTATTTACCCGCCCGGGATTGCTAACTAAAGAATATCTGGCAGGCAAAAGACAATTATATGTGGCTCCCGTAAAACTCTATATATTTATAAGTTTCCTTACCTTTTTCCTTCCCAATGTTTTACCTCATGCCAAAGAAGAAGTTGAAAAACCTAGTCATATTAAAAAAGAGAAGAAGGCAAAAAATCAGAAAGACATTTCCAAAGACATTGTAAAAGGGTTACAAAAAGGCGGCGTTATGTCCGACGAAACGGCAAATGTTACTCAAAAAGCACTGGATACTTTAAAGATAGAAGATGATACCAAAAAAACTGAGCTTTTTGACAGCACTTTTGATCCTAAGGAAGCATCCATCATGCATGCTTACTCCATGAAGCAGTATGATTCCATTCTTGCTAAAGATGACACTGGAATCTATACAATAATGAGACCTATTGCAGGAAAAATATTTGAATTGAAGGAGGATGGGTACAGCAAAAACCAGATTTGGGAAAAATATAAAGAAAATTTCATCCATACCATTCCTAAAGCCCTCTTTGTGTATTTACCAATATTTGCATTCTTTTTATGGCTGTTCCATAGTAAGAAAAAATGGTGGTATTTTGATCACGGTATATTCACCCTTCATTATTTCTCGTTTCTGCTGCTGGCCATACTGGCATTTATAGTAGGAGAAAAAATAACAAGTTTTCTGCCTGAAAACAGTATACTTACCCTTCTCTATGTCCTGGCCTGTTTAGGATTAGGCCTTTACATGACCATCTATTTCTTTGTAGCCCATCACAGGGTATATGAAACCAAAAAAAGAATCAGCATCCTGAAAGGTTCTGTATTGTTTATTGTTAACTATATCGGGTTAATTCTGATGTTTATGGTCCTGATGTACCTTAGCTTTATCATGCTTCATTAA